Proteins co-encoded in one Erinaceus europaeus chromosome X, mEriEur2.1, whole genome shotgun sequence genomic window:
- the PLP2 gene encoding proteolipid protein 2, giving the protein MADSERYSAPGCWAACTTFGRSRKGLLLLSEIVVCLVILICFSASTSAYSSLSVVELVLATVFYVIYMCDWHTKMHFIHWPWSDFLRSFIAAVLYLVTSIVVLVERGNGSRIAAGVLGLGVTFLFGYDAYFTFPLRQQRHTAAPTDPADGPV; this is encoded by the exons ATGGCGGACTCTGAGCGCTACTCGGCCCCCGGCTGCTGGGCCGCCTGCACCACCTTTGGGCGCAGCCGAAAGGGGCTGCTCCTGCTCTCCGAGATT GTAGTGTGCCTGGTGATCCTGATCTGCTTCAGTGCCTCCACCTCCGCCTACTCCTCCCTGTCTGTGGTGGAGCTGGTCCTGGCCACGGTCTTCTATGTCATTTACATGTGTGACTGGCACACCAAGATGCACTTCATCCACTGGCCCTGGAGT GACTTCCTCCGCTCCTTCATAGCCGCTGTCCTCTACCTGGTCACCTCCATTGTTGTCCTGGTGGAGCGTGGAAACGGCTCCAGGATCGCCGCCGGG GTACTTGGTCTAGGTGTTACATTCCTCTTTGGATATGATGCTTATTTCACCTTCCCTTTGCGCCAGCAACGACACACAGCGGCACCTACTG ACCCTGCAGACGGGCCAGTGTAG
- the MAGIX gene encoding PDZ domain-containing protein MAGIX isoform X3, which produces MAALVRRAGTTLRLRPKESLSMQDAADIEVTDNRLPNVPLVENGSQHRRVAPCTGMPQVTQGKGHRASKLPPDSSQFCVELVRGPSGFGLTLSSSRGAAGGAPLAIRGLLDDGPAQRCGRLQAGDLVLHINGESTQGLTPAEAMERIQASHSRHLRLVIRRPLETHPGRPKGVSRPPKGDDHSPDPGRQDVQRSCSASISPSQFANSPSVIPQTQVRREPNLQGAADSPAVPPAELGTEGPDDRIPGSPGPWLVPSDERLARALGVPGSAQLLLEVAAGRRRH; this is translated from the exons ATGGCGGCGCTGGTGCGCAGAGCTGGCACTACCTTGCGCTTGCGCCCCAAAGAAT CTCTTAGCATGCAGGATGCGGCAGACATCGAGGTCACAGACAACCGACTTCCTAATGTCCCTTTGGTGGAAAACGGATCCCAG cACCGTCGGGTAGCTCCCTGTACAGGGATGCCCCAAGTGACCCAGGGGAAGGGACACCGTGCTTCGAAGCTGCCCCCAGACTCCAGTCAGTTCTGTGTGGAACTAGTTCGTGGCCCCTCTGGCTTTGGCCTCACGCTAAGTAGTAGTCGGGGTGCAGCTGGGGGTGCTCCACTGGCTATTCGAGGACTGTTGGATGATGGGCCGGCCCAGCGCTGTGGGCGCCTGcag GCTGGTGACCTCGTGCTCCACATCAACGGAGAGTCAACTCAGGGCCTCACCCCTGCTGAGGCCATGGAGAGGATTCAAGCAAGTCACTCGAGGCACCTCCGCCTTGTCATCCGAAGGCCTCTTGAGACCCACCCTGGAAGACCTAAGGGGGTGTCACGGCCCCCCAAAGGAGATG ATCACAGCCCGGATCCGGGTAGACAAGACGTCCAGAGATCTTGCAGCGCCAGCATTTCCCCCTCGCAGTTTGCCAACTCCCCATCCGTGATTCCCCAAACCCAGGTCAGGAGGGAACCTAACTTACAAGGGGCTGCGGACAGCCCCGCAGTTCCTCCCGCAGAGCTCGGAACTGAAGGCCCTGACGACAGAATCCCCGGTTCTCCGGGTCCCTGGCTGGTACCCAGCGACGAGCGGCTAGCGCGCGCCCTGGGGGTCCCGGGGAGCGCGCAGCTGCTTCTCGAGGTGGCGGCTGGAAGGCGGAGGCACTGA
- the MAGIX gene encoding PDZ domain-containing protein MAGIX isoform X4, translated as MERLAGEATNRRENRGALSMQDAADIEVTDNRLPNVPLVENGSQHRRVAPCTGMPQVTQGKGHRASKLPPDSSQFCVELVRGPSGFGLTLSSSRGAAGGAPLAIRGLLDDGPAQRCGRLQAGDLVLHINGESTQGLTPAEAMERIQASHSRHLRLVIRRPLETHPGRPKGVSRPPKGDDHSPDPGRQDVQRSCSASISPSQFANSPSVIPQTQVRREPNLQGAADSPAVPPAELGTEGPDDRIPGSPGPWLVPSDERLARALGVPGSAQLLLEVAAGRRRH; from the exons ATGGAGCGGCTCGCGGGGGAAGCCACCAACCGGAGGGAGAACAGAGGAG CTCTTAGCATGCAGGATGCGGCAGACATCGAGGTCACAGACAACCGACTTCCTAATGTCCCTTTGGTGGAAAACGGATCCCAG cACCGTCGGGTAGCTCCCTGTACAGGGATGCCCCAAGTGACCCAGGGGAAGGGACACCGTGCTTCGAAGCTGCCCCCAGACTCCAGTCAGTTCTGTGTGGAACTAGTTCGTGGCCCCTCTGGCTTTGGCCTCACGCTAAGTAGTAGTCGGGGTGCAGCTGGGGGTGCTCCACTGGCTATTCGAGGACTGTTGGATGATGGGCCGGCCCAGCGCTGTGGGCGCCTGcag GCTGGTGACCTCGTGCTCCACATCAACGGAGAGTCAACTCAGGGCCTCACCCCTGCTGAGGCCATGGAGAGGATTCAAGCAAGTCACTCGAGGCACCTCCGCCTTGTCATCCGAAGGCCTCTTGAGACCCACCCTGGAAGACCTAAGGGGGTGTCACGGCCCCCCAAAGGAGATG ATCACAGCCCGGATCCGGGTAGACAAGACGTCCAGAGATCTTGCAGCGCCAGCATTTCCCCCTCGCAGTTTGCCAACTCCCCATCCGTGATTCCCCAAACCCAGGTCAGGAGGGAACCTAACTTACAAGGGGCTGCGGACAGCCCCGCAGTTCCTCCCGCAGAGCTCGGAACTGAAGGCCCTGACGACAGAATCCCCGGTTCTCCGGGTCCCTGGCTGGTACCCAGCGACGAGCGGCTAGCGCGCGCCCTGGGGGTCCCGGGGAGCGCGCAGCTGCTTCTCGAGGTGGCGGCTGGAAGGCGGAGGCACTGA
- the MAGIX gene encoding PDZ domain-containing protein MAGIX isoform X1 → MGHCTGLALLTGPAGLIGVQTLAGLQVTAPRAPRVSLAASSPPPPPTPLAGHGAARGGSHQPEGEQRRYLGPQEREWERPCSPSAPPVCAPPLLPTGHSPPPPSGPKARQLLARLDARPLAARAANDMAALVRRAGTTLRLRPKESLSMQDAADIEVTDNRLPNVPLVENGSQHRRVAPCTGMPQVTQGKGHRASKLPPDSSQFCVELVRGPSGFGLTLSSSRGAAGGAPLAIRGLLDDGPAQRCGRLQAGDLVLHINGESTQGLTPAEAMERIQASHSRHLRLVIRRPLETHPGRPKGVSRPPKGDDHSPDPGRQDVQRSCSASISPSQFANSPSVIPQTQVRREPNLQGAADSPAVPPAELGTEGPDDRIPGSPGPWLVPSDERLARALGVPGSAQLLLEVAAGRRRH, encoded by the exons ATGGGTCACTGCACCGGCCTAGCGCTGCTCACGGGACCAGCCGGCCTCATTGGCGTCCAGACCTTGGCGGGCCTCCAGGTGACAGCGCCCAGGGCTCCAAGGGTGTCTTTGGCGGCCTCGAGtccaccgcccccccccaccccacttgcaGGTCATGGAGCGGCTCGCGGGGGAAGCCACCAACCGGAGGGAGAACAGAGGAGGTATCTGGGGCCCCAGGAACGGGAGTGGGAGCGTCCCTGCTCACCCTCAGCCCCGCCCGTCTGCGCCCCACCTCTCCTTCCAACAG GCCACAGCCCTCCGCCGCCCTCTGGCCCCAAAGCCCGGCAGCTTCTAGCGCGCCTGGACGCTCGCCCCCTGGCGGCCCGAGCTGCGAACGACATGGCGGCGCTGGTGCGCAGAGCTGGCACTACCTTGCGCTTGCGCCCCAAAGAAT CTCTTAGCATGCAGGATGCGGCAGACATCGAGGTCACAGACAACCGACTTCCTAATGTCCCTTTGGTGGAAAACGGATCCCAG cACCGTCGGGTAGCTCCCTGTACAGGGATGCCCCAAGTGACCCAGGGGAAGGGACACCGTGCTTCGAAGCTGCCCCCAGACTCCAGTCAGTTCTGTGTGGAACTAGTTCGTGGCCCCTCTGGCTTTGGCCTCACGCTAAGTAGTAGTCGGGGTGCAGCTGGGGGTGCTCCACTGGCTATTCGAGGACTGTTGGATGATGGGCCGGCCCAGCGCTGTGGGCGCCTGcag GCTGGTGACCTCGTGCTCCACATCAACGGAGAGTCAACTCAGGGCCTCACCCCTGCTGAGGCCATGGAGAGGATTCAAGCAAGTCACTCGAGGCACCTCCGCCTTGTCATCCGAAGGCCTCTTGAGACCCACCCTGGAAGACCTAAGGGGGTGTCACGGCCCCCCAAAGGAGATG ATCACAGCCCGGATCCGGGTAGACAAGACGTCCAGAGATCTTGCAGCGCCAGCATTTCCCCCTCGCAGTTTGCCAACTCCCCATCCGTGATTCCCCAAACCCAGGTCAGGAGGGAACCTAACTTACAAGGGGCTGCGGACAGCCCCGCAGTTCCTCCCGCAGAGCTCGGAACTGAAGGCCCTGACGACAGAATCCCCGGTTCTCCGGGTCCCTGGCTGGTACCCAGCGACGAGCGGCTAGCGCGCGCCCTGGGGGTCCCGGGGAGCGCGCAGCTGCTTCTCGAGGTGGCGGCTGGAAGGCGGAGGCACTGA
- the MAGIX gene encoding PDZ domain-containing protein MAGIX isoform X2 has product MERLAGEATNRRENRGGHSPPPPSGPKARQLLARLDARPLAARAANDMAALVRRAGTTLRLRPKESLSMQDAADIEVTDNRLPNVPLVENGSQHRRVAPCTGMPQVTQGKGHRASKLPPDSSQFCVELVRGPSGFGLTLSSSRGAAGGAPLAIRGLLDDGPAQRCGRLQAGDLVLHINGESTQGLTPAEAMERIQASHSRHLRLVIRRPLETHPGRPKGVSRPPKGDDHSPDPGRQDVQRSCSASISPSQFANSPSVIPQTQVRREPNLQGAADSPAVPPAELGTEGPDDRIPGSPGPWLVPSDERLARALGVPGSAQLLLEVAAGRRRH; this is encoded by the exons ATGGAGCGGCTCGCGGGGGAAGCCACCAACCGGAGGGAGAACAGAGGAG GCCACAGCCCTCCGCCGCCCTCTGGCCCCAAAGCCCGGCAGCTTCTAGCGCGCCTGGACGCTCGCCCCCTGGCGGCCCGAGCTGCGAACGACATGGCGGCGCTGGTGCGCAGAGCTGGCACTACCTTGCGCTTGCGCCCCAAAGAAT CTCTTAGCATGCAGGATGCGGCAGACATCGAGGTCACAGACAACCGACTTCCTAATGTCCCTTTGGTGGAAAACGGATCCCAG cACCGTCGGGTAGCTCCCTGTACAGGGATGCCCCAAGTGACCCAGGGGAAGGGACACCGTGCTTCGAAGCTGCCCCCAGACTCCAGTCAGTTCTGTGTGGAACTAGTTCGTGGCCCCTCTGGCTTTGGCCTCACGCTAAGTAGTAGTCGGGGTGCAGCTGGGGGTGCTCCACTGGCTATTCGAGGACTGTTGGATGATGGGCCGGCCCAGCGCTGTGGGCGCCTGcag GCTGGTGACCTCGTGCTCCACATCAACGGAGAGTCAACTCAGGGCCTCACCCCTGCTGAGGCCATGGAGAGGATTCAAGCAAGTCACTCGAGGCACCTCCGCCTTGTCATCCGAAGGCCTCTTGAGACCCACCCTGGAAGACCTAAGGGGGTGTCACGGCCCCCCAAAGGAGATG ATCACAGCCCGGATCCGGGTAGACAAGACGTCCAGAGATCTTGCAGCGCCAGCATTTCCCCCTCGCAGTTTGCCAACTCCCCATCCGTGATTCCCCAAACCCAGGTCAGGAGGGAACCTAACTTACAAGGGGCTGCGGACAGCCCCGCAGTTCCTCCCGCAGAGCTCGGAACTGAAGGCCCTGACGACAGAATCCCCGGTTCTCCGGGTCCCTGGCTGGTACCCAGCGACGAGCGGCTAGCGCGCGCCCTGGGGGTCCCGGGGAGCGCGCAGCTGCTTCTCGAGGTGGCGGCTGGAAGGCGGAGGCACTGA